The Lichenihabitans psoromatis genome contains a region encoding:
- a CDS encoding COX15/CtaA family protein, whose protein sequence is MSTRTTLDGASLGRPADGHQAIRSVSQSGRLGQVRAWLWFVALLILLMVVVGGATRLTESGLSITEWKPISGIIPPLTADAWQAEFERYKTIPQYARVFPDMDVEGFKSIFYWEWSHRLLGRIIGFAVALPLAYFWLTGALTRNLKIKLVGLLALGGMQGVIGWLMVKSGLVDRTEVSQYLLALHLLVASVTLALSVWFAESLRTSSSSSLVPDRIRRSATVLIGLVFVQIGLGALVAGLRAGKIYNSWPLMGDHLVPPSSELWFQSPLWRNIFENATTAQFDHRLMAYLLLIAAVGHAVDCARTLPGQPASRTALALALLIACQAVIGITTLVWAVPLDAALAHQAFAMVVLGAAVLHRCWLQPKAVSSLTVAASRPSLSRRAAA, encoded by the coding sequence ATGTCTACACGTACGACTCTTGATGGTGCCTCGCTTGGTCGTCCGGCAGACGGACATCAGGCCATCAGGTCCGTCTCGCAATCCGGCCGCCTCGGTCAGGTGCGCGCCTGGCTGTGGTTCGTCGCGCTTTTGATCTTGCTGATGGTCGTGGTCGGAGGAGCCACCCGGCTGACCGAATCTGGGCTTTCGATCACCGAGTGGAAGCCGATCAGCGGCATCATTCCGCCGCTCACGGCCGACGCGTGGCAAGCGGAGTTCGAGCGCTACAAGACGATCCCGCAATATGCCCGCGTGTTTCCCGACATGGATGTCGAGGGCTTCAAGTCGATCTTCTATTGGGAATGGTCGCATCGGTTGCTCGGCCGGATCATTGGCTTTGCCGTGGCTTTGCCGCTGGCTTATTTCTGGCTCACGGGCGCTCTGACCCGCAACCTCAAGATCAAGCTCGTCGGCTTGTTGGCGCTTGGTGGCATGCAAGGCGTCATTGGCTGGTTGATGGTCAAATCCGGCCTCGTCGATCGAACCGAGGTCTCTCAATATCTCTTGGCGCTGCACCTTCTCGTCGCGTCCGTCACTTTGGCGCTCTCGGTCTGGTTCGCGGAAAGCTTGCGGACGTCGTCCTCGTCGAGCCTCGTGCCGGATCGGATTCGTCGCAGCGCGACTGTCCTGATCGGGCTCGTTTTCGTGCAGATTGGTCTCGGCGCCCTCGTTGCGGGCCTGCGGGCTGGGAAAATCTATAATAGCTGGCCATTAATGGGCGACCACCTCGTTCCGCCCTCGAGCGAATTATGGTTTCAGTCGCCGCTCTGGCGGAACATCTTCGAGAACGCGACCACGGCACAATTCGATCATCGCCTCATGGCCTACCTTCTCTTGATCGCGGCCGTGGGTCACGCCGTCGATTGCGCGCGCACATTGCCGGGTCAACCCGCATCGCGCACCGCACTTGCACTGGCGCTCCTGATCGCGTGTCAGGCGGTGATCGGCATCACCACACTCGTGTGGGCGGTCCCGCTCGATGCGGCCCTCGCACATCAGGCTTTTGCGATGGTCGTGCTCGGGGCAGCCGTTCTCCATCGCTGCTGGCTTCAGCCGAAGGCTGTGTCGTCGCTGACTGTTGCAGCGAGTCGGCCTAGTCTTTCAAGACGAGCCGCCGCTTGA
- a CDS encoding DUF2842 domain-containing protein, which produces MRRRTRKFIGAGVMLAFVAIYAVVAMLVAQSEPVHRAPGWAQGIFYAIVGLAWILPLMPLIRWMERPDPDEVVSAL; this is translated from the coding sequence ATGAGGAGACGCACTCGAAAATTCATCGGCGCCGGCGTCATGCTCGCATTTGTCGCGATCTATGCGGTCGTCGCGATGCTGGTTGCGCAGTCCGAGCCAGTCCATCGAGCCCCTGGGTGGGCGCAGGGGATCTTCTATGCCATTGTCGGGCTTGCATGGATCCTGCCGTTGATGCCGTTGATCCGCTGGATGGAACGCCCGGATCCCGACGAGGTCGTTTCCGCCTTGTGA
- a CDS encoding polysaccharide deacetylase family protein, producing MSLRHRLISSGFDVIAALGLHRIAAPLARGVGAIVMFHHVRPTGPETFAPNEALEITPAFLEATILRLRQSGYRIVTMDEAIAVLRERSDGPPVAVLTFDDGYRDNVEWALPVLDRHQAPATVYVTTGFADRTARLWWLELEEAIRHLDRVEVDIGGDRVELPAVGTAEKREAFAAISRRLRRGPEDQLLSTIAELCGRAGVDGRTLVERECLDWPAIEALSRHPLITIGSHTVTHPMLAKHAEAKVLEELRQAKQMLEEHTGRPVRHVAYPVGDPTSAGPRDFALAAQAGYVSGVTTRPGLLYSGHAKHPMALPRVSIDGRYQSGACLDILLSGVAFAVWNRGRRIDVT from the coding sequence ATGAGCCTGCGCCATCGTTTGATCAGTAGCGGTTTCGATGTGATCGCGGCGCTGGGCCTGCATCGCATCGCCGCGCCGCTGGCGCGCGGCGTCGGCGCGATTGTGATGTTCCATCATGTGCGACCGACCGGGCCGGAGACCTTCGCGCCCAACGAGGCGCTCGAGATCACGCCCGCCTTTCTCGAGGCGACGATCCTGCGGCTTCGGCAGTCCGGTTATCGCATCGTCACCATGGATGAGGCCATCGCGGTTCTGCGCGAGCGGAGCGACGGCCCACCCGTCGCGGTTCTGACTTTCGACGACGGTTATCGTGACAATGTCGAGTGGGCTCTGCCGGTCCTGGACCGTCATCAGGCGCCCGCCACCGTTTATGTGACGACCGGCTTTGCCGACCGAACCGCGCGGCTCTGGTGGCTCGAACTTGAAGAAGCGATCCGCCATCTCGATCGTGTCGAGGTCGACATCGGGGGGGATCGCGTCGAGCTACCAGCCGTCGGAACGGCAGAGAAGCGGGAGGCCTTCGCGGCAATCTCTCGGCGGCTTCGGCGCGGGCCGGAGGACCAATTATTATCGACGATCGCCGAGCTATGCGGACGCGCGGGCGTGGACGGGCGAACGCTTGTGGAGCGGGAATGCCTCGATTGGCCCGCAATCGAAGCACTGTCCCGGCATCCGCTGATCACCATCGGGTCCCATACGGTCACGCATCCGATGTTGGCTAAACATGCCGAAGCCAAGGTTCTCGAGGAATTGCGACAAGCCAAGCAGATGCTCGAGGAGCACACGGGACGGCCGGTTCGGCATGTCGCCTATCCGGTCGGCGATCCCACCTCAGCCGGGCCGCGCGACTTCGCACTCGCGGCGCAAGCAGGCTATGTCAGTGGCGTCACGACGCGGCCCGGGCTGCTCTATTCCGGCCATGCCAAGCATCCGATGGCGCTCCCTCGGGTCTCGATCGATGGTCGATACCAGAGCGGTGCGTGCCTCGACATTCTGCTGTCGGGTGTCGCATTTGCGGTTTGGAACCGTGGCCGACGAATCGACGTCACGTGA
- a CDS encoding GNAT family N-acetyltransferase, giving the protein MQSERDDDAERLAAHVARVTVFDDPTAAAAEWDALQAISTISPYQTRAFLTAWCETEGRANATTPMIVVAYDDRDRAIALLPLGRSRVKLLWVARFLGGKHANYNLGLFDPSLVWRREQIGALLRQAAASIEPSLDVYGFINQPLTWDGTPNPLTLLPSQPSPSFSHRATLNADPDRFFNDQLSARSRKTLRSKRTALERQGPVSTLRARTPAEIDAVLAAYLDQKSRKFAALGIRDDAGKAEAQAFLHHAAGRSNNHPASLELHALLCGDRIVATFGGLGHAGRFSGLIMSYDDDPATAKTSPGDLLLVHVLAEKCREGFASVDLGIGEARYKATYCPITDPLVDGFVPVSIRGRVFVWIDAFRLHIKRRIKQSPRVWALALRLRKIARRGS; this is encoded by the coding sequence ATGCAAAGCGAGCGCGACGACGACGCAGAACGGCTCGCCGCGCATGTGGCACGGGTCACCGTCTTCGATGACCCCACGGCGGCCGCGGCCGAATGGGACGCGCTACAGGCCATCTCGACCATCTCGCCCTATCAGACCAGAGCCTTTCTCACGGCTTGGTGCGAGACAGAGGGACGCGCCAATGCCACGACGCCCATGATCGTGGTCGCCTATGACGACCGGGACCGCGCTATAGCGCTACTGCCACTCGGGCGAAGTCGCGTGAAGCTGCTCTGGGTCGCACGCTTTCTCGGCGGCAAACACGCGAACTACAATCTTGGCCTGTTCGACCCCTCCCTTGTGTGGAGACGCGAGCAGATCGGCGCCCTGCTCCGGCAGGCCGCAGCCTCGATCGAACCATCGCTCGACGTCTACGGCTTTATCAATCAGCCGCTGACGTGGGACGGCACCCCCAATCCGCTGACGCTTCTGCCGTCGCAACCGAGCCCGAGTTTCAGCCATAGAGCCACTTTGAACGCCGACCCGGATCGGTTTTTCAACGACCAGCTTTCGGCGCGCTCTCGCAAAACGCTGCGGAGCAAGCGCACGGCCCTCGAACGTCAAGGACCCGTCTCGACCTTAAGGGCACGCACGCCCGCCGAAATCGATGCGGTCCTGGCCGCCTATCTCGATCAGAAAAGCCGCAAATTCGCTGCGCTCGGGATTCGGGACGATGCGGGAAAGGCCGAGGCCCAAGCCTTTCTGCACCATGCCGCAGGACGCTCGAACAACCATCCCGCCAGTCTCGAATTGCACGCTCTGCTCTGCGGTGACCGGATTGTGGCCACCTTTGGCGGCCTCGGCCATGCCGGCCGTTTTTCGGGGCTGATCATGTCCTATGACGACGATCCGGCGACCGCGAAGACAAGCCCGGGCGACTTGCTACTCGTGCACGTTTTGGCCGAAAAATGCCGTGAGGGTTTCGCCAGCGTCGATCTCGGAATCGGAGAAGCCCGCTATAAGGCAACCTATTGCCCGATCACCGACCCGTTGGTCGACGGCTTTGTGCCAGTCTCGATCCGTGGGCGGGTGTTCGTCTGGATCGACGCGTTCAGGCTCCATATCAAGCGCCGCATCAAACAATCCCCGCGCGTCTGGGCGCTGGCCCTCCGGCTTCGCAAGATCGCGCGTCGCGGCTCTTAA
- a CDS encoding GumC family protein — translation MRIESEDDLQRDAEFRRELDLSSIGRTIARRKLWVIGPVAFCFIASIIGVNLVKPRYTAESKILIENGENFFTRPDRGERETAQLPDDEAVQSQVQLISSRDIARDAITALDLKGNPEFDPLANGLGVLSRAAVFLGLERDPMRVSSDERILTSYYDKLNVYPVIKSRVLSVQFTSQNPDLAAKAANTISDLYINLQSSTKRDAARTAAASLASLIADLRVRAAAAETKAQTYRAGNGLLIGSNNTTITAQQLTDINTQLAQARSAEADAQAKAKLLRDMIRANRVGDVPDVANNDLIRRISDQRITLKAQIAQQGRTLLPGHPRMQEMSAQLADLDQQLRLEGERTVRTLENEARIAASRVVNLQTALDTQKKTASVAGSDEVALRDLESQARLLKDQLEFNTQKYQEALARESAASTPADARIISRAVAPEVPSFPKKGPMIAIFTLAGLLLSIGLIIARELLSGRAFLRDTSPGSMPVPVSGNPEFSDDAFVDPRSRRPRGLSAQAVEPGAPFARTPTGDRRGDGQFEAVVEDIHQRRKLHGAVRVVIAGADPEIAVLPVALSFARALARQDRVILVDCGAVPGGLDRALMRSADDLAARGPVLGLKDLLVGATTFAEVIHRDPLSRLHIVPLGRGQLEGNAEGFDMVVDALAETYDHVVLAVPVPRVSTEMLRRADPTDLAVLLFSPEAPRSDVDASRAALYAAGVAEVIGFDAAPGLDGQAARSAA, via the coding sequence ATGCGGATTGAGAGCGAGGACGACCTTCAGCGAGACGCCGAGTTCCGACGCGAACTCGACCTGTCGTCGATCGGTCGCACGATCGCGCGCCGCAAATTATGGGTCATCGGCCCCGTCGCGTTCTGTTTCATCGCCTCGATCATCGGCGTCAATCTGGTGAAGCCGCGCTACACCGCCGAGTCGAAAATTCTCATCGAGAATGGCGAGAACTTCTTCACGCGGCCTGACCGCGGCGAGCGGGAAACGGCACAATTGCCGGACGACGAGGCGGTGCAGAGCCAGGTGCAACTCATCTCGTCGCGAGATATCGCGCGGGACGCCATCACGGCTCTCGACCTCAAGGGCAATCCTGAATTCGATCCGCTGGCCAACGGTCTCGGCGTGCTGTCCCGCGCGGCGGTTTTTCTCGGGCTCGAGCGGGACCCGATGCGGGTCAGCTCCGATGAGCGCATCCTGACCTCGTATTACGACAAGCTGAATGTCTATCCGGTGATCAAGTCTCGGGTGCTGAGCGTCCAGTTTACGTCGCAAAATCCCGATCTGGCCGCCAAGGCCGCGAACACGATTTCCGATCTCTACATCAACCTCCAGTCGAGCACGAAGCGTGACGCGGCCCGGACGGCGGCCGCGTCTCTGGCGTCGTTGATCGCCGATTTGCGGGTGCGGGCGGCTGCGGCAGAAACGAAGGCCCAGACCTATCGCGCCGGCAACGGCCTGCTGATCGGATCGAATAATACGACGATCACGGCCCAGCAGTTGACTGACATCAACACGCAACTGGCGCAGGCGCGGAGCGCCGAGGCGGACGCGCAAGCCAAGGCAAAGCTGTTGCGGGACATGATCCGTGCCAACCGCGTCGGCGATGTACCGGATGTCGCCAATAATGACCTGATCCGCCGGATCTCCGATCAACGCATTACCCTCAAGGCGCAGATCGCCCAGCAAGGCCGCACTTTGTTGCCCGGCCATCCGCGGATGCAGGAAATGAGCGCCCAACTGGCGGATCTCGACCAGCAACTGCGCCTTGAAGGCGAGAGAACCGTTCGGACGCTGGAGAACGAGGCTCGCATCGCGGCGAGCCGGGTCGTCAATCTTCAAACCGCTCTCGACACGCAGAAAAAGACCGCCAGCGTGGCCGGGAGCGACGAAGTGGCTTTGCGCGATCTCGAATCGCAAGCGCGTCTCCTGAAAGATCAGCTCGAGTTTAACACGCAGAAATATCAGGAGGCTCTGGCCCGCGAGAGTGCCGCCTCGACGCCGGCGGATGCGCGGATCATCTCGCGCGCGGTGGCGCCCGAAGTCCCGTCGTTCCCGAAGAAAGGTCCTATGATCGCGATTTTCACGCTTGCGGGCTTGCTGCTGTCGATCGGTCTGATCATTGCTCGGGAATTGCTCTCGGGTCGTGCGTTCCTGCGTGACACGTCGCCAGGATCAATGCCGGTGCCGGTCAGCGGCAATCCGGAGTTTAGCGACGATGCCTTCGTCGATCCTCGATCGAGGCGTCCCCGCGGTTTGTCGGCACAGGCGGTCGAGCCCGGTGCCCCGTTCGCGCGCACCCCCACGGGGGATCGCAGGGGTGACGGGCAATTCGAGGCCGTGGTCGAGGATATTCATCAGCGCCGCAAACTGCATGGCGCGGTGCGGGTCGTGATCGCCGGCGCCGATCCGGAGATCGCAGTTCTGCCTGTCGCCCTGTCGTTCGCGCGCGCGCTTGCTCGGCAGGATCGCGTGATCCTGGTCGATTGTGGTGCCGTCCCCGGTGGGCTGGACCGTGCCTTGATGCGAAGCGCGGACGATCTCGCCGCGCGGGGCCCGGTTCTTGGGCTCAAGGATCTGCTCGTTGGCGCCACGACTTTCGCTGAAGTGATCCATCGTGATCCCCTGTCGCGATTGCACATCGTTCCGCTTGGGCGGGGGCAACTGGAAGGCAATGCCGAGGGCTTCGACATGGTCGTCGATGCTCTCGCGGAGACCTACGATCATGTGGTGCTCGCGGTTCCCGTGCCGCGCGTGTCGACCGAGATGCTCCGACGCGCCGATCCAACAGATCTCGCGGTGCTGCTCTTTTCCCCCGAAGCGCCGCGGTCGGATGTCGATGCAAGCCGTGCCGCCCTTTACGCCGCCGGGGTCGCCGAGGTGATCGGCTTCGACGCCGCGCCAGGGCTGGACGGGCAGGCGGCTCGCAGCGCCGCCTGA
- the lpxB gene encoding lipid-A-disaccharide synthase codes for MKPPRAVGGASDRRETPLRLFIVAGEHSGDQLGFKLMRALRRLSPRPLAFAGVGGDRMEAEGLRSLFPLTDIAVMGILPVIKRLPTVLRRISETAAAAVAFKPDALIIIDSPDFTHRVARRVRRRLPGIPVIDYVSPTVWAWRTGRAKAMRAYVDHVLALLPFEPAAHARLGGPTCTYVGHPLIERIDEFRPLPQDVDRRREEPPVVVVLPGSRHSEIRRLMDDFGGALERLQASYGPLEVVLPAVDHLAAEIEARAAAWPVQVRILRGEAEKLAAFRRARVALAASGTVTLELALAGVPTVVAYRVTPVEMRLRFLIKVPSIVLPNLVTGSLDIPEFIGDACTPERLAAALLPLLRETPTRQAQTDAMRRLDALMSLESGEVPSECAASVILRHIGAL; via the coding sequence TTGAAGCCCCCGCGCGCCGTCGGCGGTGCGTCAGACCGGCGTGAAACACCGCTGCGGCTCTTTATCGTGGCGGGGGAGCATTCCGGAGATCAACTCGGCTTTAAGCTGATGCGGGCTTTGCGTCGTCTCTCGCCCCGGCCTCTCGCATTTGCGGGGGTCGGCGGCGATCGCATGGAGGCCGAAGGGCTTCGGTCGCTGTTTCCCCTAACCGATATCGCGGTTATGGGCATTCTGCCGGTCATTAAACGTCTGCCGACCGTGCTACGCCGCATATCCGAGACCGCCGCCGCCGCGGTGGCGTTCAAACCCGACGCGTTGATCATCATCGACAGCCCGGATTTCACGCATCGTGTCGCCCGCCGCGTGCGCCGGCGCCTGCCGGGCATTCCCGTGATCGACTATGTCAGCCCCACGGTTTGGGCCTGGCGAACGGGGCGTGCAAAGGCCATGCGGGCCTATGTCGATCACGTGCTCGCACTTCTACCGTTCGAACCGGCCGCTCATGCCCGTCTCGGCGGGCCGACCTGCACCTATGTGGGCCACCCGCTGATCGAGCGGATCGACGAGTTTCGTCCCTTGCCGCAGGATGTGGATCGCCGCCGCGAGGAGCCTCCCGTCGTCGTGGTTCTGCCGGGGTCGCGTCATTCCGAAATCCGCCGCCTGATGGATGATTTCGGCGGGGCGCTGGAACGTTTGCAAGCGTCTTACGGACCGCTCGAGGTGGTGCTGCCGGCCGTCGACCATCTGGCTGCCGAGATCGAGGCCCGCGCGGCTGCTTGGCCGGTTCAGGTCCGCATCCTTCGGGGTGAGGCCGAGAAGCTCGCGGCATTCCGGCGCGCAAGAGTGGCGCTTGCTGCGTCCGGCACGGTGACGCTCGAACTCGCCTTGGCGGGCGTACCAACTGTCGTTGCCTATCGGGTCACGCCGGTCGAGATGCGGCTGCGGTTTCTCATCAAGGTGCCGTCGATCGTGCTGCCCAATCTCGTGACCGGCAGCCTCGATATCCCAGAATTCATTGGGGATGCCTGCACGCCGGAGCGTCTCGCGGCGGCGCTGCTGCCTTTGCTCCGCGAGACGCCTACGCGGCAAGCTCAAACGGATGCGATGCGGCGCCTGGACGCGCTGATGAGCCTTGAGTCCGGCGAAGTCCCGAGCGAGTGCGCCGCCTCGGTCATTCTGCGCCACATTGGCGCGCTCTGA
- the lpxA gene encoding acyl-ACP--UDP-N-acetylglucosamine O-acyltransferase, with product MAAREVGVHPLAVVEPGAVIGRNVSIGPFCTIGADVELGDEVQLVSHVAVAGRTSIGARTRIFPFSSIGHEPQDLKYRGELSRLDIGSDCLIREGVTMNPGTGSGGMLTSVGDRSTFLANAHVAHDCRVGSDVIFSNNVMLAGHCRVGDFVILGGGAAVHQFVRIGPHAFVGGLAGVENDVIPYGMALGNRAHLAGLNLIGLKRRGFTREQIHDLRRAYRLLFAAEGTLKERVEDVAGEFSTHVEVHEILDFIRNGADRAICVPREVKDVAG from the coding sequence GTGGCGGCTCGTGAGGTCGGGGTTCATCCCCTTGCGGTCGTCGAGCCAGGTGCCGTCATCGGCCGAAATGTGTCGATCGGGCCATTCTGCACCATCGGCGCCGATGTCGAACTCGGGGACGAGGTCCAACTCGTGTCCCATGTGGCCGTTGCCGGTCGCACGTCGATCGGAGCGCGGACGCGCATCTTCCCCTTCAGTTCGATCGGTCACGAGCCGCAGGATCTCAAATATCGGGGAGAATTGTCGCGACTCGACATTGGGTCGGATTGTCTGATCCGCGAAGGCGTCACCATGAACCCCGGCACGGGGTCGGGCGGTATGCTAACCTCAGTCGGTGATCGCAGCACATTCCTGGCCAATGCCCATGTGGCCCATGATTGCCGGGTCGGCAGCGATGTCATCTTCTCCAACAATGTGATGTTGGCCGGCCATTGCCGCGTTGGTGATTTCGTCATCCTAGGCGGCGGCGCAGCCGTCCACCAATTCGTCCGCATAGGCCCGCATGCTTTCGTCGGCGGTCTCGCAGGGGTCGAAAATGATGTGATTCCCTATGGCATGGCGCTCGGTAATCGCGCGCATCTGGCCGGTCTCAATCTCATCGGGCTGAAGCGTCGCGGCTTCACGCGCGAGCAGATCCACGATCTTCGGCGGGCCTACCGTCTTCTTTTTGCGGCGGAAGGAACCCTAAAAGAGCGGGTCGAAGATGTGGCGGGCGAGTTTTCGACCCACGTCGAAGTGCATGAAATTCTCGATTTCATCCGCAATGGAGCCGATCGCGCGATCTGCGTCCCGCGCGAGGTCAAGGACGTGGCGGGTTGA
- the fabZ gene encoding 3-hydroxyacyl-ACP dehydratase FabZ: protein MDDTVLPITLDSLDIQQLLEALPHRYPFLLVDKIIKMKGDESCVGIKNVTINEPHFQGHFPGRPVMPGILLIEGMAQTAGALCVHSKGLARPKLVYFMTIDKAKFRKPVVPGDVVEYHLTKTAHRRNMWWYRGEAKVDGVLVAEALVSAMLVMD, encoded by the coding sequence ATGGACGATACGGTGCTGCCGATAACGCTTGATTCCCTTGATATTCAGCAATTGCTCGAAGCGTTGCCCCATCGTTATCCATTCTTGCTGGTCGATAAGATCATCAAGATGAAGGGCGACGAGAGTTGTGTCGGGATCAAGAACGTCACGATCAACGAGCCGCATTTCCAGGGGCATTTTCCGGGTCGGCCGGTGATGCCTGGCATCTTGCTGATCGAGGGTATGGCACAGACGGCCGGCGCGCTTTGCGTTCATTCGAAGGGCCTTGCTCGACCGAAGCTGGTCTATTTCATGACGATCGATAAAGCCAAGTTTCGCAAGCCTGTGGTGCCGGGCGACGTCGTCGAATATCACCTCACCAAAACGGCGCATCGGCGCAATATGTGGTGGTATAGGGGCGAGGCGAAGGTCGACGGCGTGCTTGTGGCCGAAGCTCTCGTCAGCGCCATGCTGGTGATGGATTGA
- the lpxD gene encoding UDP-3-O-(3-hydroxymyristoyl)glucosamine N-acyltransferase: MSAPVFFRRACTPTLAEIVEWTGATAPAGAELSTVITSVAPLDLAGAGALTFLDNPRYAPMVAATRASACLVPAKFAAIVPAGTVALIATEPYRSIAVILAKLYPDALRPSSIFGTEGISPGAFIHPEARIEAGVTIDPGAVIGPRAEIGSGTTIGANSVVGPDVRIGRSCSIGPQSTILNALIGNQVIIHPGVRIGQDGFGFAMSARGHLKVPQIGRVVIQDDVEIGANSAIDRGSNRDTIIGEGTKIDNLVQIAHNVVIGRHCVIVSQGGISGSTTLGDFAVTGGQAGLTGHLTIGTGAQIGAQAGVMADVPAGARVVGSPAQPVRDLFKQTAILKRLARGEWNKPGANAPVEEKN, translated from the coding sequence ATGAGCGCACCGGTCTTCTTCCGCCGTGCTTGCACACCAACGCTCGCGGAGATCGTCGAATGGACGGGCGCAACCGCTCCCGCGGGGGCGGAGCTTTCGACCGTCATTACCAGCGTGGCGCCTCTCGATCTGGCCGGCGCAGGAGCCCTGACGTTTCTCGATAATCCGCGTTATGCCCCGATGGTGGCCGCGACCCGCGCTTCTGCTTGTCTCGTTCCAGCGAAATTCGCCGCCATCGTGCCGGCCGGGACCGTCGCTCTGATCGCGACCGAGCCGTACCGCAGCATTGCCGTGATTTTGGCCAAACTCTACCCGGATGCCCTTCGGCCGAGCTCCATTTTCGGAACGGAGGGTATCTCCCCAGGTGCTTTCATCCATCCCGAAGCACGGATCGAAGCGGGTGTCACGATCGACCCTGGTGCGGTCATCGGGCCGCGCGCGGAAATCGGATCGGGAACGACGATCGGCGCCAATAGCGTCGTCGGGCCGGATGTGCGCATCGGGCGATCCTGCTCGATCGGCCCGCAATCGACGATCTTGAATGCGTTGATCGGCAACCAGGTCATTATTCATCCCGGCGTTCGCATTGGGCAGGATGGGTTTGGGTTCGCGATGTCCGCACGTGGACACCTGAAGGTGCCGCAGATTGGCCGCGTCGTGATCCAGGATGACGTCGAGATCGGCGCAAATTCCGCGATCGATCGAGGATCGAACCGCGATACGATCATCGGAGAGGGCACTAAGATCGATAATCTCGTCCAGATCGCCCACAACGTCGTCATCGGTCGTCATTGCGTGATCGTCTCGCAAGGTGGCATCTCCGGGTCGACGACACTCGGAGATTTTGCAGTCACCGGGGGGCAGGCGGGCCTGACGGGCCATTTGACGATCGGCACGGGTGCTCAAATCGGTGCCCAGGCAGGGGTCATGGCGGATGTCCCAGCGGGCGCTCGCGTGGTTGGATCTCCGGCCCAGCCGGTGCGGGATTTGTTCAAACAGACCGCTATCCTCAAGCGTTTGGCGCGCGGCGAATGGAACAAGCCCGGCGCGAACGCTCCGGTCGAGGAGAAGAACTGA